The Argopecten irradians isolate NY chromosome 6, Ai_NY, whole genome shotgun sequence genome has a window encoding:
- the LOC138325202 gene encoding excitatory amino acid transporter 3-like: protein MARDDSMQEERTWTQKIGKLLRQNLLIILMVIAVIIGVCLGLGLRDIWEPHEKRKIFFLKFPGDLLMNVLKMLILPLVVSSLVSSLATLDSRASRKMGLRAVVYYLSTTFAAVVLGIILVLVIQPGTRGSTINKSGAAKKSHPIDSLMDLIRNCFPNNLVTACFRKQATEVDQYEIKPPTMTTSSNPNVSTTMMPNYTQASSIFVDDPYVNGKVEGMNVLGLVVFSIFFGCILQRMGNKGKPLVDFFECLHIASMKLVTLVIWYSPIGIIFLIASKLVAMERPEEMFEQLGYYMGTVLAGLAIHAFIILPLLYVIVVRKNPYKFMYNMLKALLTAWGTASSSATLPVTMECLEDNNKVDIRVVKFVTPIGATVNMDGTALYEAVASIFIAQNIGVDLDVGQVIIVSLTSTAAAIGAAGIPQAGLVTMTIVLSAVGLPIDEITLILAIDWFLDRFRTAVNVLGDSYGAGIIEHLSRNDIGACPKYALETDANGVAMANGYDGDNPTFAKEEYPITKM, encoded by the exons ATGGCACGAGACGATTCAATGCAGGAGGAGCGCACATGGACGCAGAAAATTGGAAAGCTTCTACGTCAGAACTTGCTCATTATTCTGATGGTCATTGCAGTGATCATTGGTGTTTGTCTAGGATTAGGGCTGAGAGATATATGGGAGCCGCACgaaaagagaaaaatatttttcctGAAGTTCCCTGGAGACTTGCTGATGAACGTGTTGAAAATGCTGATTCTACCCCTTGTGGTGTCCAGCTTGGTATCCTCTCTTGCTACCCTTGATTCGCGAGCCTCGCGGAAGATGGGGCTACGGGCTGTTGTCTATTATCTCTCCACTACATTTGCTGCCGTTGTTCTGGGTATCATCTTGGTATTAGTAATTCAGCCAGGAACACGGGGGAGTACTATTAACAAGTCAGGAGCAGCGAAAAAGTCTCACCCTATAGACTCGCTTATGGATCTCATCAG AAATTGCTTTCCAAACAATTTGGTAACAGCGTGTTTTCGAAAG CAAGCGACCGAGGTGGACCAGTATGAGATTAAACCACCCACGATGACCACTTCATCTAATCCAAACGTCTCTACGACCATGATGCCAAATTATACCCAAGCATCAA GCATTTTCGTGGACGACCCTTACGTCAATGGAAAGGTTGAAGGTATGAATGTCCTCGGCTTGGTCGTCTTCTCAATCTTCTTCGGCTGTATCCTACAGCGGATGGGCAATAAAGGCAAACCCCTGGTGGACTTCTTTGAGTGTCTTCACATCGCCTCCATGAAACTTGTTACACTAGTTATATG GTACTCTCCGATTGGTATCATCTTCCTGATTGCGTCTAAACTCGTAGCCATGGAGAGACCCGAGGAAATGTTTGAACAACTTGGCTATTACATGGGGACGGTACTTGCTGGTCTGGCCATTCACGCATTCATAATTCTGCCTCTATTATACGTCATAGTTGTAAGGAAAAATCCGTACAAGTTCATGTACAATATGCTGAAGGCTCTTCTAACTGCTTGGGGAACCGCATCAAG ttcAGCTACACTACCAGTAACAATGGAATGTCTTGAGGACAACAATAAAGTGGATATCCGTGTTGTTAAGTTTGTTACCCCTATCGGAGCTACAGTCAACATGGACGGCACAGCACTGTATGAGGCAGTGGCATCCATATTCATAGCTCAAAACATAGGAGTAGACCTGGACGTCGGCCAAGTGATTATCGTGAG TTTGACGTCCACCGCCGCTGCCATTGGAGCAGCAGGAATACCACAAGCTGGCCTTGTTACCATGACGATTGTCCTATCAGCGGTCGGTCTACCAATTGATGAAATAACTCTTATTTTGGCGATTGATTGGTTTCT GGACCGTTTCCGAACGGCTGTAAACGTTCTTGGAGATTCCTATGGAGCCGGTATCATTGAGCATTTGTCACGAAATGACATCGGAGCTTGCCCTAAGTATGCCCTTGAAACAGACGCCAACGGTGTGGCTATGGCAAATGGATACGATGGTGATAACCCCACATTTGCAAAAGAAGAATATCCAATTACAAAAATGTGA